From Nycticebus coucang isolate mNycCou1 chromosome 6, mNycCou1.pri, whole genome shotgun sequence, the proteins below share one genomic window:
- the GCNT3 gene encoding beta-1,3-galactosyl-O-glycosyl-glycoprotein beta-1,6-N-acetylglucosaminyltransferase 3 encodes MMIKWKRLCQQHHLWALGCYMFLAIVALKFSLRLKCDPEVTGDHLESRGFQSQRCRDMLYKTLKLPARSSINCSGVTRGDQEAVFQALLDNLEIKKKREPLTDTDYLSLTRDCEHFKAKRKFIQFPLSKEELDFPIAYSMVVHEKIENFERLLRAVYAPQNIYCVHVDEKSPETFKEAVKAIISCFSNVFIASKLVPVIYASWSRVQADLNCMEDLLQSSVPWKYFLNTCGTDFPIKTNAEMVQALKMLNGRNSMESEIPSESKKLRWKYHYEVKDTLYITNKKKDPPPSNLTMFTGNAYIVASRDFIRHVLKNPKSQQLIEWVKDTYSPDEHLWATLQRARWMPGSFPYHPKYDISDMTSIARLVKWEEHEGDISKGAPYAPCSGIHQRTICIYGAGDLHWMLQNHHLLANKFDPKVDDNALQCLEEYLRHKAIYGTEL; translated from the coding sequence ATGATGATTAAGTGGAAGAGACTCTGCCAGCAGCATCACCTGTGGGCTCTGGGCTGCTATATGTTCCTGGCCATAGTTGCTCTGAAATTTTCTCTCCGATTAAAATGTGACCCTGAAGTCACAGGGGATCACCTGGAGTCCAGGGGATTCCAAAGCCAGCGCTGTAGGGATATGTTGTACAAGACTTTGAAGCTGCCAGCAAGGAGCTCCATCAACTGTTCGGGGGTCACCCGAGGGGACCAGGAAGCTGTGTTTCAGGCCCTTCTGGATAACCTGGAGATCAAGAAGAAGCGGGAACCTCTCACAGATACAGACTACCTCTCCCTGACCAGAGACTGTGAGCACTTCAAGGCCAAGAGAAAGTTCATACAGTTTCCACTGAGCAAAGAAGAGTTAGACTTTCCTATTGCATACTCCATGGTGGTTCATGAGAAGATTGAAAACTTCGAAAGGCTGCTACGAGCTGTGTATGCCCCTCAGAACATATACTGTGTTCACGTGGATGAGAAGTCCCCAGAAACTTTTAAAGAAGCAGTCAAAGCGATTATTTCATGCTTCTCAAATGTCTTCATTGCCAGTAAACTGGTTCCAGTGATTTATGCATCCTGGTCCCGGGTGCAGGCTGACCTGAACTGCATGGAAGATTTGCTCCAGAGCTCAGTGCCATGGAAATACTTCCTCAATACCTGTGGAACAGACTTTCCAATAAAGACCAATGCTGAGATGGTCCAAGCCCTCAAGATGTTGAATGGGAGGAAcagtatggaatcagaaataccTTCTGAGTCCAAAAAACTGCGCTGGAAATACCACTATGAGGTCAAAGACACATTGTACATAACAAACAAGAAGAAGGATCCTCCCCCTAGTAATTTAACTATGTTCACAGGGAATGCCTATATTGTGGCTTCCCGAGACTTCATCCGACATGTCTTAAAGAACCCCAAATCCCAACAACTGATTGAATGGGTAAAAGACACCTATAGCCCCGATGAGCACCTCTGGGCCACCCTTCAGCGTGCACGATGGATGCCTGGATCTTTTCCCTACCACCCCAAGTATGACATCTCAGACATGACTTCCATTGCCAGACTGGTTAAGTGGGAAGAGCATGAGGGAGACATCAGTAAGGGGGCACCATATGCCCCTTGCTCTGGAATCCACCAGAGGACTATCTGTATTTATGGAGCTGGGGACCTGCATTGGATGCTTCAAAACCATCACCTGTTGGCCAACAAGTTTGACCCAAAGGTAGATGATAATGCTCTTCAGTGCTTAGAAGAGTACTTACGACATAAGGCCATCTACGGCACTGAACTCTGA